In a genomic window of Amblyomma americanum isolate KBUSLIRL-KWMA chromosome 4, ASM5285725v1, whole genome shotgun sequence:
- the LOC144128640 gene encoding reactive oxygen species modulator 1, which produces MPVPVQGAYQRGPSCWDRVKMGFTIGFCVGMASGALFGGFSALRYGLRGRELIQSVGKVMLQGGGTFGTFMSIGTAIRC; this is translated from the exons ATGCCCGTGCCGGTGCAAGGCGCCTACCAACGCGGTCCGAGCTGCTGGGACCGTGTGAAAATGGGGTTCACGATTGGCTTCTGCGTGGGTATGGCATCAGGAGCACTCTTCGGAGGTTTTTCTGCTCTCAG GTACGGCCTGAGGGGCCGAGAGCTGATCCAGAGCGTTGGCAAAGTGATGCTTCAGGGTGGTGGTACATTTGGGACATTCATGTCTATAGGAACTGCAATAAGATGCTGA